The following proteins are encoded in a genomic region of Reichenbachiella sp.:
- a CDS encoding solute:sodium symporter family transporter, whose protein sequence is MYTLITFLAFTTFVALYSWYKLRNEQLDSQDGYFLGGRSLTGVVIAGSMLLTNISTEHLIGMNGSSYKNGFIIIGWEVTSALALVGAAIYFVPKYLKMGLTTIPQYLENRFDGTTRTLVALFLIISFVVTLLPIVLYTGAINLESIFNVSEVLGVSQSEGLWITVVVVGIIGSIYAIFGGLKAVAVSDTINGYGLLIGGVAIPVLALISIGDGNMFEGLGKVYRAVPEKFNVIGTKGSVMPFETLFTGLIINQIYFWCMNQTIIQRALGAKNLVEAQKGLLFTGVLKIIVPVIIILPGVIGFYYFGDGLYSNQDLVYPELIKKVMPTWFAGFFAAVVMGAVLSTFNSVLNSAATIFSVDVFKRHISSEASDHQLVKMGKWTSTILALFAILVAPMVANAPEGLYQLLQQLNGIFFIPIASIMLAGFFMPRVSAMGAKAALFVGLAFYLTCTFFLQVDLHFIHVWGIEFLLNLAVMFGVSHFYPNHKDLHTGEIELLDLTHWKYAKLLSIVLCFITLMIYILLGQTG, encoded by the coding sequence ATGTATACATTAATTACTTTTCTGGCTTTCACGACCTTCGTGGCACTATATTCCTGGTATAAATTGAGAAACGAACAGCTCGATTCTCAAGATGGGTATTTTCTTGGTGGAAGAAGCTTGACAGGAGTTGTGATAGCCGGATCCATGCTGCTTACCAATATTTCTACCGAGCATTTGATCGGTATGAATGGCTCTTCCTACAAAAATGGATTTATCATTATTGGCTGGGAGGTGACTTCTGCATTGGCCTTAGTTGGCGCCGCGATCTATTTTGTACCGAAGTATTTGAAAATGGGATTGACCACGATTCCTCAGTATTTAGAGAATAGATTTGATGGCACTACACGAACCTTAGTAGCGTTGTTCCTGATTATTTCATTCGTTGTTACGCTTTTGCCTATCGTACTTTATACTGGTGCGATCAACCTTGAAAGCATCTTCAATGTATCTGAAGTGCTGGGTGTTTCACAGTCCGAAGGGTTATGGATTACAGTGGTCGTAGTTGGAATCATCGGTTCTATTTATGCCATTTTTGGAGGATTAAAAGCTGTTGCTGTATCGGATACGATTAATGGTTACGGACTTTTGATTGGCGGAGTAGCCATCCCTGTTTTGGCACTGATCAGCATTGGAGATGGCAATATGTTCGAGGGGTTAGGTAAAGTGTACCGTGCTGTACCTGAAAAATTTAATGTGATAGGCACGAAAGGCTCTGTCATGCCTTTCGAAACGTTATTCACTGGTTTGATCATCAATCAAATCTATTTCTGGTGTATGAATCAAACGATTATTCAGCGGGCATTGGGGGCAAAAAATCTGGTTGAGGCCCAAAAAGGCTTATTGTTTACAGGAGTGTTAAAAATCATCGTTCCGGTAATTATCATCTTACCAGGTGTGATTGGGTTTTACTACTTTGGAGATGGCTTGTACAGCAATCAGGATTTAGTCTATCCAGAGCTCATCAAAAAGGTAATGCCTACGTGGTTTGCAGGTTTTTTTGCTGCGGTAGTGATGGGTGCCGTGTTGAGTACTTTCAATAGTGTGCTCAACAGTGCCGCTACCATATTCAGTGTAGATGTCTTCAAGCGCCACATCAGCTCCGAAGCCAGTGATCATCAGTTGGTAAAGATGGGTAAATGGACCTCTACTATTCTAGCATTATTCGCTATTCTGGTAGCTCCAATGGTAGCCAATGCACCCGAAGGTTTGTATCAATTGCTTCAACAGCTCAACGGCATATTCTTTATTCCTATCGCTTCTATTATGCTTGCAGGGTTCTTCATGCCTAGAGTGTCTGCTATGGGGGCAAAGGCGGCTTTGTTTGTGGGTTTGGCATTCTATCTGACATGTACTTTCTTCTTGCAAGTGGACTTACATTTTATCCATGTTTGGGGAATAGAGTTTCTACTGAATTTGGCTGTCATGTTTGGGGTTTCTCATTTTTACCCCAACCACAAGGATTTGCACACAGGAGAAATCGAATTGCTGGATCTGACGCACTGGAAATATGCTAAGCTATTATCTATCGTCCTTTGTTTCATAACTTTGATGATTTATATACTGTTGGGTCAAACGGGGTAA
- the iolG gene encoding inositol 2-dehydrogenase, whose protein sequence is MKKIKVGIIGVGRMGQIHLDNLCLKFPDVEVVAISDVMEESKKFADQYGVNKFYKNCNDLIADSEVEAVVICSPTDQHADNIMTAARAGKEVFCEKPMDLSLETVKKVLSVVEETGIKFMLGFNRRFDPNFMKIRSLIDEGKVGEPQIVKITSRDPGPPPISYIKTSGGMFLDMTIHDFDMARFMTDSPVKEVFAVGRNLTDPEIGKAGDIDTAVITLTFENGAIATIDNCRKAVYGYDQRVEVFGSKGMAGTHNNTPDNHYYYDQNGQSASLPLHFFMDRYIRSYYNEMKEFMDCLITNTKPKVGGEDGLISLAIGLAANLSMKENRVVRLSEILND, encoded by the coding sequence ATGAAAAAGATAAAAGTAGGAATCATAGGAGTAGGCCGGATGGGACAAATCCATCTGGACAATCTCTGTCTAAAATTTCCAGATGTAGAAGTGGTAGCCATTTCTGATGTAATGGAAGAATCAAAAAAGTTTGCTGATCAATATGGAGTAAACAAATTCTACAAAAATTGTAATGACCTGATTGCCGATTCGGAGGTAGAGGCGGTAGTGATCTGTTCGCCTACCGATCAGCACGCAGACAACATCATGACTGCGGCCAGGGCAGGCAAAGAGGTGTTTTGCGAAAAGCCGATGGATTTGTCCCTTGAAACTGTAAAAAAGGTGTTGAGTGTAGTCGAAGAGACCGGTATCAAATTTATGCTCGGGTTCAATCGCCGGTTCGATCCGAACTTCATGAAAATAAGAAGCTTAATAGATGAAGGCAAGGTAGGAGAGCCGCAGATCGTGAAGATCACCAGTCGCGATCCGGGGCCGCCTCCGATCTCTTATATCAAAACTTCTGGAGGTATGTTTTTGGACATGACCATCCATGATTTTGATATGGCCAGGTTTATGACTGATAGTCCGGTTAAGGAAGTATTTGCCGTAGGCCGAAATCTGACAGATCCTGAGATTGGCAAAGCTGGGGATATTGATACGGCAGTCATTACACTGACTTTTGAAAATGGAGCCATTGCTACAATCGATAATTGCCGAAAAGCGGTCTATGGTTATGACCAAAGGGTGGAGGTTTTCGGATCGAAGGGCATGGCAGGCACACATAATAATACACCAGACAATCACTATTACTATGACCAGAACGGCCAGTCTGCGTCATTGCCTTTGCATTTCTTTATGGACAGGTATATACGGTCTTATTACAATGAAATGAAGGAATTTATGGATTGCCTGATTACGAATACAAAACCAAAAGTCGGTGGGGAAGATGGATTGATTTCCCTGGCGATAGGCTTGGCGGCCAATCTTTCCATGAAGGAAAACCGGGTGGTACGTCTCAGCGAAATACTTAACGATTAA
- a CDS encoding Gfo/Idh/MocA family oxidoreductase gives MNKIRIGLVGLGRLGFKHAENISRVIKHAELKAVCSIVPDELGRAKAELGAVNCFTDYTEMLDKADLDAVAIVSSSDLHGAQTVEALNRGLHVFCEKPLGVSFQECLEVEKAVAEHKDLVFMLGFMRRYDPSYAYAKKKIDEGYIGRPILFRGYSVDPESAIGGALKYAAHSAGQFIDMGVHDIDLARWFLQSEPKSVYAIGGCFAHDEYAKYGDGDNVSALMQFENESMAFLLAGRTAPHGYNVETEIIGTKGQIRIGAVPQKNLVELFDQSGVTKECSQSFPERFHEAFANEMQEFVDCILEGRKPEVTVQDGVRSTQIAEWATQSFKNKELIKIG, from the coding sequence ATGAACAAAATAAGAATAGGTCTGGTGGGCTTGGGACGGTTGGGTTTCAAGCACGCAGAGAATATATCCAGAGTAATCAAGCATGCTGAGCTAAAGGCAGTATGTAGCATCGTGCCTGATGAACTGGGCAGGGCCAAAGCAGAATTGGGAGCAGTCAACTGCTTTACTGATTATACCGAGATGTTGGATAAAGCAGATTTGGATGCAGTAGCCATTGTTTCTTCATCCGATTTGCATGGTGCTCAAACAGTGGAAGCTTTAAATAGAGGATTACATGTATTCTGTGAAAAGCCGTTGGGCGTGTCATTTCAGGAATGTTTGGAAGTAGAAAAAGCAGTGGCTGAACACAAAGACCTGGTCTTCATGCTTGGTTTTATGCGCCGATATGACCCTTCATATGCCTATGCAAAAAAGAAAATTGATGAAGGGTACATTGGTCGTCCCATCTTATTTCGAGGGTATAGTGTAGACCCTGAATCAGCCATCGGAGGGGCTTTGAAATACGCTGCGCATAGTGCTGGGCAATTTATTGATATGGGTGTTCATGATATTGACCTGGCTCGTTGGTTTTTGCAGTCTGAGCCCAAATCTGTCTATGCCATTGGTGGTTGCTTTGCACATGATGAATACGCCAAATATGGAGATGGCGATAATGTTTCGGCTTTGATGCAGTTTGAGAATGAAAGTATGGCTTTCTTGTTGGCAGGGCGTACTGCTCCACATGGCTATAATGTAGAAACCGAAATTATTGGAACCAAGGGTCAAATTAGAATTGGCGCTGTACCGCAAAAAAATCTGGTAGAGTTGTTCGATCAATCTGGGGTGACTAAGGAATGCTCCCAGTCTTTTCCCGAGCGGTTTCACGAAGCTTTTGCCAATGAGATGCAGGAATTCGTGGATTGTATTTTGGAAGGGCGGAAGCCAGAGGTAACCGTGCAGGACGGCGTGCGATCGACACAAATAGCCGAGTGGGCTACCCAGTCATTTAAGAATAAAGAACTAATTAAAATCGGCTAA
- a CDS encoding TIM barrel protein yields MIKIANAPCSWGILEFGLEGKTSPYTQVLDEIRETGYEGTELGDWGFLPTQPYKLFQDLSERNLDLLGAFVPVNLRNADSHVAGISYALKIAGLMYYAGYENARIVLADDNGTVDARVKNAGRITPTMGLNYKEWKVFAEGANQIAYAVKEAFGFETVFHHHCAGFVETPEEVEMLIEHTDENLVGLCLDTGHYHFGGGDPIDALKKYKDRIWHVHFKDFDPVVAEQARINKWDYFTSVKHGIFCELGKGAVDFKGVLAELEKQNYTGWAVVEQDVLPGMGDPKFCARANRDYLKGIGL; encoded by the coding sequence ATGATAAAGATAGCCAATGCACCATGCTCATGGGGAATCCTTGAGTTTGGTTTGGAGGGTAAAACCTCGCCTTATACTCAGGTTCTTGATGAAATTAGGGAAACTGGGTACGAAGGAACTGAACTGGGAGATTGGGGTTTTTTACCTACACAGCCTTATAAATTATTTCAGGATTTGTCTGAAAGGAATCTTGATCTCTTAGGTGCATTTGTTCCAGTCAATCTCCGTAATGCAGATAGTCACGTGGCGGGAATTTCTTATGCACTGAAGATTGCTGGATTGATGTATTATGCTGGATATGAAAATGCCAGAATTGTGTTGGCGGATGATAATGGTACAGTAGATGCCAGGGTCAAAAATGCTGGTAGGATCACACCCACCATGGGCTTGAATTACAAAGAGTGGAAGGTTTTTGCTGAAGGAGCTAATCAGATTGCTTATGCCGTCAAAGAAGCTTTTGGTTTTGAAACGGTATTTCACCATCACTGCGCTGGCTTTGTAGAAACGCCAGAAGAAGTGGAAATGCTTATCGAACACACAGACGAAAATTTGGTAGGCCTTTGTTTGGATACAGGGCACTATCACTTTGGTGGTGGAGACCCTATCGACGCACTTAAAAAATATAAGGATAGAATCTGGCATGTGCATTTCAAGGACTTTGATCCTGTAGTGGCGGAGCAGGCTCGGATCAATAAATGGGATTATTTCACGAGTGTGAAACATGGAATCTTTTGTGAGTTGGGTAAAGGTGCTGTGGATTTCAAAGGAGTGTTGGCCGAGCTGGAAAAACAAAACTATACCGGATGGGCTGTGGTAGAGCAGGATGTTTTGCCAGGTATGGGCGACCCTAAATTTTGCGCCAGAGCGAATAGAGACTATCTTAAAGGAATTGGTCTGTAA
- a CDS encoding CoA-acylating methylmalonate-semialdehyde dehydrogenase, protein METLKNYINKKWISSENQSVLEAINPATQEVLAKVPAGSASVKDVEHAVTAAQKAYLEWKNVPVMRRVQPLFELKRLLEENLDDLAETITLESGKTLAESKGELQRAIENVETACGTPMLIQTEFSEDIARGVDEFMIRQPLGVTACIAPFNFPGMITFWFLPYAIACGNAMIVKPSEKVPLTMTKIFKLIDQLDLPEGLINMVHGGKETVDALLEHSLVKSISFVGSTNVARYIYSKGTQHGKRVQAQGGAKNPVVILPDADIDMTAQIVSDSVYGCAGQRCLAASTIVTVGDQSNQIRDALYESAKSKHTGFGLDAGVDMGPVITKESQSRIKTLIDQGISEGGSVLLDGRDVKVSGFENGNFIAPTILENVALDGEIIETEIFGPVMSMVHMNTVEEAIAFVNGSKYGNSACLFTSSGASARKFRNEAMAGNIGINIGVAAPMAQFPFSGWKDSFFGDLHGQGRHAIEFFTQTKVVIERWPKEWSRKF, encoded by the coding sequence ATGGAAACCTTAAAGAACTATATAAATAAAAAATGGATTAGTAGTGAAAACCAGTCGGTACTGGAGGCCATCAACCCTGCCACGCAGGAGGTATTGGCCAAGGTGCCCGCTGGGTCAGCTTCAGTCAAAGATGTAGAGCATGCGGTTACAGCTGCCCAAAAGGCTTATCTGGAGTGGAAAAATGTACCTGTCATGCGTAGGGTGCAGCCGCTTTTCGAACTCAAGCGATTGCTGGAGGAGAATCTGGATGACCTCGCCGAAACTATCACATTGGAGTCTGGTAAAACGCTGGCAGAATCAAAAGGAGAATTGCAGCGAGCCATTGAAAATGTGGAGACTGCTTGTGGTACACCTATGCTCATCCAAACCGAATTTTCGGAAGACATTGCCAGAGGAGTGGATGAATTTATGATTCGCCAGCCTCTGGGTGTCACCGCTTGCATTGCACCTTTCAATTTTCCAGGGATGATCACTTTTTGGTTTTTACCCTATGCCATTGCGTGTGGTAATGCCATGATCGTGAAGCCGTCAGAAAAAGTGCCTTTGACAATGACCAAAATTTTTAAGCTCATAGATCAATTGGATTTACCAGAAGGTTTGATAAATATGGTACATGGAGGTAAGGAAACGGTAGACGCCTTATTGGAGCATAGTCTGGTGAAGTCGATCAGCTTCGTAGGCAGTACAAATGTAGCCAGATATATTTATTCTAAAGGCACCCAGCATGGTAAACGAGTACAAGCGCAGGGTGGAGCCAAAAATCCGGTGGTGATCCTGCCAGATGCGGATATTGATATGACAGCACAGATTGTTTCGGACAGCGTGTATGGTTGTGCAGGACAAAGGTGTCTGGCCGCTTCTACCATCGTTACTGTGGGAGATCAATCGAATCAAATTCGCGACGCCCTATACGAAAGTGCAAAGAGCAAGCATACTGGTTTTGGTTTGGATGCTGGGGTAGACATGGGGCCGGTCATTACGAAAGAGAGTCAATCAAGAATTAAAACGCTAATAGATCAGGGCATTTCTGAGGGAGGTAGCGTATTGCTTGATGGCCGGGATGTAAAGGTTTCAGGTTTTGAAAATGGAAATTTCATAGCACCGACTATTCTTGAAAATGTGGCGCTGGATGGCGAAATCATTGAAACAGAAATCTTTGGCCCCGTGATGAGTATGGTTCATATGAATACGGTTGAGGAGGCTATCGCTTTTGTGAATGGTAGTAAATATGGTAATTCTGCCTGCTTGTTTACCAGCAGTGGAGCCAGTGCACGCAAGTTTAGAAATGAAGCTATGGCAGGCAATATTGGAATTAACATTGGAGTGGCTGCGCCTATGGCTCAGTTTCCTTTCAGTGGATGGAAAGACAGCTTTTTTGGTGATTTGCACGGACAAGGCAGACATGCTATCGAGTTTTTTACTCAGACCAAGGTAGTAATCGAAAGGTGGCCGAAAGAGTGGTCTCGAAAATTCTAA
- the iolD gene encoding 3D-(3,5/4)-trihydroxycyclohexane-1,2-dione acylhydrolase (decyclizing): MKTVRLTAAQAVIKFLSNQYVARDGVEHRFFAGCFGIFGHGNVAGIGQALQQQNELKYYQCRNEQSMVHTAAAYAKMKNRLSTFICTTSIGPGATNMITAAAGATINRLPVLLLPGDIFSGRQVSPVLQQLESEGSQDVSVNDCFKPISKYWDRINRPEQLLMALPEVMRVLTSPSDTGAVTLSLPQDVQAEAYDFPERLFQKRVWMVQRPRPDKGLLDRAISMIRQSKKPLIVAGGGAHYSEALDVLEELVEKTGMPVAETFAGKGALKYNNPNNLGAVGATGTKGAAEVAAEADLVIGIGTRYSDFTTASKTAFQNKNVNFININISAFDSAKHGGLMLVGDAKVILEEIDLALDNYEVSATYSKQVHKHNQEWDDIVNGVYDYRHDQGLSQGEIIGAVNRFADDNDVVLCAAGSLPGDLHKLWQTKNSKGFHLEYGNSCMGYEIAGGLGAKMADPSREIYVMVGDGSYLMLAQEIVTSIQENYKLTIVLINNDGYKSIGSLSRSLGSEGYGTRFLYRNDKSGKIEGDEVKGDAFLPVDLVGNAKSLGAHVIECETYEDLNQALSDAKSVPRTTVIYTTCDRYHGVDGYAWWEVPVAEVSGMKSVQKVHDDYLAHKKKQRFYY; this comes from the coding sequence ATGAAAACAGTAAGACTAACAGCGGCCCAGGCGGTCATCAAATTTTTGAGTAATCAATATGTAGCGCGCGACGGAGTAGAGCACAGATTTTTTGCAGGATGTTTTGGAATTTTTGGTCATGGCAATGTAGCTGGTATTGGGCAGGCACTTCAGCAGCAAAATGAGCTGAAGTACTACCAATGTCGCAACGAGCAGTCCATGGTGCATACCGCTGCGGCCTATGCCAAAATGAAGAATCGCCTGAGCACTTTTATCTGTACTACGTCCATTGGCCCAGGCGCCACTAATATGATTACGGCAGCCGCTGGTGCTACTATCAACAGGTTGCCTGTTTTGCTGCTTCCTGGAGATATATTTTCAGGACGACAAGTTTCGCCGGTATTACAGCAATTAGAGTCTGAAGGGTCGCAGGACGTTTCTGTTAATGACTGCTTCAAACCTATTTCTAAATATTGGGATCGAATCAATCGCCCAGAGCAATTACTGATGGCATTGCCGGAGGTAATGCGAGTACTGACTTCTCCGAGCGATACCGGAGCGGTTACGCTTTCGCTGCCTCAGGATGTGCAGGCCGAAGCATATGACTTTCCCGAAAGATTGTTTCAAAAGCGAGTATGGATGGTTCAACGGCCAAGGCCAGATAAAGGACTGCTGGATCGGGCTATTTCCATGATTCGCCAAAGCAAAAAGCCTTTGATTGTTGCAGGAGGGGGTGCCCACTACAGTGAGGCTTTGGACGTGCTGGAGGAATTGGTTGAAAAAACTGGTATGCCTGTTGCTGAGACCTTTGCCGGAAAAGGAGCACTTAAATACAACAATCCAAACAACCTCGGAGCGGTAGGTGCTACTGGCACAAAAGGAGCTGCAGAAGTGGCCGCTGAAGCAGATTTGGTCATTGGTATTGGTACCAGATACAGTGATTTTACCACGGCCTCCAAAACAGCTTTTCAAAATAAGAACGTCAATTTTATCAATATCAATATTTCCGCATTTGACTCAGCCAAGCATGGTGGTCTGATGCTGGTGGGAGACGCAAAGGTCATTTTAGAAGAGATTGATTTAGCGTTAGACAATTACGAAGTGTCCGCAACTTATAGCAAGCAAGTACATAAACATAATCAGGAATGGGATGACATCGTAAATGGTGTCTATGATTATCGCCATGATCAGGGACTGAGCCAGGGAGAAATCATCGGCGCAGTCAATCGATTTGCTGATGACAATGATGTAGTGCTTTGCGCAGCGGGGAGTTTGCCTGGCGACTTACACAAACTCTGGCAGACCAAAAACAGCAAGGGCTTTCATTTGGAGTATGGCAATTCTTGTATGGGTTATGAAATAGCCGGTGGGCTGGGAGCCAAAATGGCTGATCCTTCTCGGGAAATCTATGTGATGGTGGGTGACGGGAGTTATCTGATGCTGGCGCAGGAAATTGTGACTTCTATACAAGAAAATTACAAACTCACCATTGTGCTGATCAACAACGATGGCTACAAGAGTATTGGTTCCTTGTCTCGCTCATTAGGTAGCGAAGGCTATGGTACCAGATTTCTTTACAGAAATGACAAGTCGGGAAAAATAGAGGGAGACGAAGTGAAAGGGGATGCTTTCCTTCCTGTCGATTTGGTTGGCAACGCGAAAAGCCTGGGCGCTCATGTAATCGAATGCGAGACTTATGAAGATCTTAACCAAGCCCTATCAGATGCTAAGTCTGTACCTCGAACTACAGTGATTTATACGACATGTGATCGCTACCACGGCGTGGATGGTTATGCCTGGTGGGAAGTGCCTGTGGCGGAAGTTTCAGGGATGAAAAGTGTGCAGAAAGTGCATGATGACTATCTCGCTCATAAGAAAAAACAAAGATTTTATTATTAA
- the iolC gene encoding 5-dehydro-2-deoxygluconokinase, whose product MNNTNKPIDVITMGRSSIDLYSQNVGADFEDIKGFDAYVGGSPLNIAVGCKRLGLNSALLTAVGTDKIGDFILNFLTKEQVNVDYIPKLAHARSSAVVLGIQPPNKFPLVFYRDNCADSQLTMDHVEQAHIENCRLLEISGTALNMEPSRSAVLHAVEIAHENDVPILLDLDFRADQWKDIRSFGITTRSILPHVKIAIGTEEEILATMLHSKEQVSISDQQISAPEITGDLDAAIQEILKLGVETLIVKSGPEGVTIHQADCEEEIVPGFPVEVLNVLGAGDAFASGFIYGYLNGWDLYKACRMGNASGAQVVLQPGCANFMPTLEESMKFIEARGGF is encoded by the coding sequence ATGAACAATACAAACAAACCAATAGATGTAATAACTATGGGTAGGTCTTCTATAGATCTCTACTCACAAAATGTTGGTGCTGATTTTGAGGACATCAAAGGATTTGATGCCTATGTGGGCGGCTCGCCTTTGAATATTGCCGTAGGCTGCAAACGTTTGGGCCTTAATTCGGCTTTATTGACCGCGGTTGGTACCGACAAGATTGGGGATTTCATTCTTAACTTCTTAACTAAGGAGCAAGTCAACGTCGATTACATTCCTAAACTCGCCCACGCCAGAAGCAGTGCGGTGGTGTTGGGTATCCAACCACCCAATAAATTCCCTTTAGTTTTTTATAGAGACAACTGTGCTGATAGCCAGCTGACCATGGATCATGTAGAGCAGGCACATATCGAAAACTGCAGATTGTTGGAAATCTCAGGTACGGCCTTGAACATGGAGCCTAGTAGAAGCGCGGTATTGCACGCGGTTGAAATTGCTCATGAAAATGATGTTCCTATTTTGTTGGATTTAGATTTTCGAGCGGATCAATGGAAGGATATTCGATCTTTTGGGATTACTACAAGATCCATTCTCCCTCATGTCAAAATTGCCATCGGCACTGAAGAAGAAATATTGGCTACCATGCTACACTCCAAAGAGCAGGTTAGTATTTCAGATCAGCAGATATCTGCTCCGGAAATCACAGGTGATCTGGATGCAGCTATTCAAGAAATATTAAAACTAGGTGTAGAGACCCTTATCGTAAAAAGCGGACCAGAAGGAGTGACTATTCACCAAGCAGATTGCGAAGAGGAAATAGTGCCTGGTTTTCCAGTCGAGGTACTTAATGTACTGGGGGCTGGCGATGCATTTGCCAGTGGATTTATCTATGGCTATCTGAATGGCTGGGACTTATACAAGGCTTGCCGAATGGGCAATGCCAGCGGAGCGCAGGTAGTATTGCAGCCCGGTTGTGCCAACTTCATGCCCACGCTGGAGGAGTCAATGAAATTTATAGAAGCGAGAGGAGGGTTTTAA
- the iolB gene encoding 5-deoxy-glucuronate isomerase — protein MNRDKKYPLLVKPLKQSGIYQEVLAKEADWQYLNFNARLLKQGEVWKGFTGDNEYGIILLSGNYSIKTNHGRWKTVNGRKSVFDGIAHTLYLPRNTEFELIAESEILDLALGWCEATEDFPARFKTPDEAAIEIRGGDNATRQINSLIEPGFGSQRLVSVEVYTPSGNWSSFPAHKHDERILDENGKVKEARLEETYFYKIDKPQGYAIQQIYTGDRRLDEIAVARENDVVLVPKGYHPVVAGHGYNVYYLNFLTGSDQSLACTNDPDHEWIYDSWSGKDARIPMVSAK, from the coding sequence GTGAACAGAGACAAAAAATATCCATTGCTGGTAAAGCCACTCAAACAAAGTGGTATTTACCAGGAAGTTTTGGCGAAAGAGGCCGATTGGCAATATCTCAATTTCAATGCACGATTATTAAAACAAGGTGAGGTTTGGAAAGGATTTACTGGAGACAACGAATATGGCATTATTTTGCTTTCAGGCAATTATTCTATCAAGACCAATCATGGAAGATGGAAAACAGTGAATGGAAGGAAGAGTGTTTTTGATGGCATTGCTCATACGTTATATCTGCCTCGAAATACGGAGTTTGAATTGATAGCCGAGTCCGAAATATTGGATCTGGCTTTGGGGTGGTGCGAGGCGACGGAAGATTTTCCTGCTCGTTTCAAAACGCCGGACGAGGCGGCTATAGAAATTCGTGGAGGCGACAATGCTACTCGTCAAATCAACTCTTTGATAGAGCCTGGATTCGGTTCACAGCGATTGGTTTCAGTAGAAGTGTACACGCCTTCAGGCAATTGGAGTTCATTTCCTGCGCACAAACATGATGAGCGCATATTGGATGAAAATGGAAAGGTAAAAGAGGCCCGTCTCGAAGAAACCTATTTCTACAAAATAGATAAACCCCAGGGCTATGCCATTCAGCAAATATATACCGGAGACAGGAGACTGGATGAAATCGCCGTAGCCAGAGAGAATGACGTGGTGCTGGTGCCAAAGGGTTACCATCCTGTGGTGGCTGGTCACGGCTACAATGTCTACTACCTCAATTTCTTGACTGGAAGCGATCAGTCTCTGGCTTGTACTAATGACCCAGATCACGAATGGATTTATGACTCCTGGTCTGGCAAGGATGCTCGCATTCCAATGGTTTCAGCTAAATGA
- a CDS encoding class II fructose-bisphosphate aldolase, with protein MKKSSFEAFDQLEKYNRMKLTTGQLFEKCYGKYAIAAVNVFTMEQVLGLFSAAQKCQAPFIVQTTPVARNYAEADMLLAMIDAAARIYPETVYAVHLDHGVEDHAMDAIASGKYTSVMIDASHEDFDRNVARTKPIVEAAHLSNISVEAELGVLSGVEDNISIEEKHAKYTNPDDVVEFVNQTQCDSLAIAVGTSHGAYKFSGGQGLQFDILKEIQERLPGFPLVLHGGSAVNEVEIEAINKYGGKLNTNAKGVDPEELKASIQYGICKVNIATDTRLIWTRVHREFFHRNPEQFDPIVPGKVYIEEQRDFLASKFDLLGATGRNKDF; from the coding sequence TTGAAAAAGTCATCTTTTGAAGCGTTCGATCAATTAGAAAAGTACAATAGAATGAAACTAACAACGGGTCAGCTATTTGAGAAATGCTATGGCAAGTATGCCATCGCTGCGGTTAATGTTTTCACAATGGAACAGGTGCTGGGTTTGTTTTCTGCTGCACAGAAATGTCAGGCGCCATTTATAGTACAGACGACTCCTGTGGCAAGAAATTATGCAGAGGCAGACATGCTACTGGCGATGATAGATGCTGCGGCTCGGATATATCCGGAAACGGTATATGCAGTACATCTCGATCACGGTGTGGAGGATCATGCGATGGATGCCATTGCTTCTGGGAAATATACTTCTGTGATGATCGATGCAAGTCATGAGGATTTCGATCGCAACGTAGCACGAACAAAGCCGATTGTGGAGGCTGCTCATTTGTCTAATATATCTGTAGAAGCAGAATTGGGCGTGTTGAGTGGGGTGGAAGACAATATCTCAATAGAAGAGAAACACGCCAAATACACCAATCCAGACGACGTAGTAGAATTTGTGAATCAAACCCAATGCGATAGTCTCGCTATAGCAGTGGGGACCAGTCATGGGGCGTATAAATTTTCTGGAGGTCAGGGATTACAATTCGATATCCTAAAAGAAATACAGGAAAGATTACCCGGCTTTCCCTTGGTTTTACATGGCGGTTCGGCTGTGAATGAGGTGGAAATTGAAGCCATTAATAAGTACGGTGGAAAACTCAATACCAATGCCAAGGGAGTAGATCCTGAGGAATTGAAGGCATCGATTCAATACGGCATTTGCAAGGTGAATATCGCCACAGATACCCGCCTGATTTGGACCCGTGTACACCGCGAATTTTTTCATAGGAATCCAGAGCAGTTCGATCCCATCGTTCCGGGTAAAGTTTACATCGAAGAGCAGCGAGACTTTTTGGCGAGCAAGTTCGATCTGCTTGGAGCCACAGGTAGAAACAAAGATTTTTAA